The following proteins come from a genomic window of Gossypium raimondii isolate GPD5lz chromosome 5, ASM2569854v1, whole genome shotgun sequence:
- the LOC105770328 gene encoding heavy metal-associated isoprenylated plant protein 7 isoform X1 has product MGEEKREESKGNQDETNKEEEPAQIVLKVDMHCEACARKVARALKGFQGVEDVATDSKANKVVVKGKTVDPIKVCERLRKKSGRKVELISPLPKPPSQEEKKEENKELKEEKKEEPPTAITVVLKVYMHCEACAQVLRKRIRKIPGVETVDTDVRNHQVIVKGVVDPANLVDYVYKRTRKQVSIVKDEENKEEEKKEAEKKQDAGEKKEEDQGKGDGDDDKKMDDIKRSEYYSSKYYSEFAYPPQFFSDENPNACSLM; this is encoded by the exons ATGGGTGAG GAGAAGAGAGAAGAGAGCAAAGGCAATCAAGATGAAACGAACAAGGAAGAAGAGCCTGCACAGATTGTACTCAAAGTTGACATGCACTGTGAAGCTTGTGCCAGAAAGGTTGCAAGAGCCCTCAAAGGATTTCAAG GAGTGGAGGACGTAGCCACAGATAGCAAGGCAAATAAAGTAGTGGTGAAGGGAAAGACTGTAGACCCCATCAAGGTTTGTGAAAGGCTACGAAAGAAGAGTGGAAGAAAAGTGGAATTAATTTCACCTTTGCCTAAACCACCATCGCAAGAggagaagaaggaagaaaacaaagagctcaaagaagaaaaaaaggaagag CCTCCAACGGCGATAACAGTAGTATTGAAGGTTTATATGCACTGTGAAGCGTGTGCTCAAGTTTTGCGGAAGCGAATCCGAAAGATCCCAG GAGTAGAGACGGTGGATACTGATGTGAGAAATCATCAAGTAATAGTAAAAGGGGTTGTAGATCCCGCAAACCTGGTAGATTATGTATACAAAAGAACCAGAAAGCAAGTATCCATAGTGAAGGACGAAGAAAAcaaggaagaagagaagaaagaagcaGAGAAGAAACAAGATGCAGgagagaagaaagaagaagatcaAGGCAAAGGAGATGGAGATGATGATAAGAAGATGGACGATATCAAAAGAAGTGAATATTACTCATCCAAGTACTACTCCGAGTTTGCATATCCTCCTCAATTTTTCAGCGACGAGAACCCAAATGCTTGCTCTCTCATGTAG
- the LOC105770328 gene encoding heavy metal-associated isoprenylated plant protein 7 isoform X2 has product MKRTRKKSLHRLYSKLTCTVKLVPERLQEPSKDFKCLITGVEDVATDSKANKVVVKGKTVDPIKVCERLRKKSGRKVELISPLPKPPSQEEKKEENKELKEEKKEEPPTAITVVLKVYMHCEACAQVLRKRIRKIPGVETVDTDVRNHQVIVKGVVDPANLVDYVYKRTRKQVSIVKDEENKEEEKKEAEKKQDAGEKKEEDQGKGDGDDDKKMDDIKRSEYYSSKYYSEFAYPPQFFSDENPNACSLM; this is encoded by the exons ATGAAACGAACAAGGAAGAAGAGCCTGCACAGATTGTACTCAAAGTTGACATGCACTGTGAAGCTTGTGCCAGAAAGGTTGCAAGAGCCCTCAAAGGATTTCAAG TGTTTGATAACAGGAGTGGAGGACGTAGCCACAGATAGCAAGGCAAATAAAGTAGTGGTGAAGGGAAAGACTGTAGACCCCATCAAGGTTTGTGAAAGGCTACGAAAGAAGAGTGGAAGAAAAGTGGAATTAATTTCACCTTTGCCTAAACCACCATCGCAAGAggagaagaaggaagaaaacaaagagctcaaagaagaaaaaaaggaagag CCTCCAACGGCGATAACAGTAGTATTGAAGGTTTATATGCACTGTGAAGCGTGTGCTCAAGTTTTGCGGAAGCGAATCCGAAAGATCCCAG GAGTAGAGACGGTGGATACTGATGTGAGAAATCATCAAGTAATAGTAAAAGGGGTTGTAGATCCCGCAAACCTGGTAGATTATGTATACAAAAGAACCAGAAAGCAAGTATCCATAGTGAAGGACGAAGAAAAcaaggaagaagagaagaaagaagcaGAGAAGAAACAAGATGCAGgagagaagaaagaagaagatcaAGGCAAAGGAGATGGAGATGATGATAAGAAGATGGACGATATCAAAAGAAGTGAATATTACTCATCCAAGTACTACTCCGAGTTTGCATATCCTCCTCAATTTTTCAGCGACGAGAACCCAAATGCTTGCTCTCTCATGTAG
- the LOC105770389 gene encoding nuclear transcription factor Y subunit B-6 — MERGGFHGYRKLPDNTSGLKVTEMNMRMGEANHTNSHSNSDDNECTVREQDRFMPIANVIRIMRKILPPHAKISDDAKETIQECVSEYISFITGEANEHCQREQRKTITAEDVLWAMSKLGFDDYIEPLTVYLHRYRELEGERGSIRGEPVVKRVVDYGTLGVAAFAPAFHMGHHHHHGHGFFGSGAMGGYLKDESSAGSSQAAVANGEPYAQQHK; from the exons ATGGAACGTGGAGGCTTCCATGGCTACCGTAAACTCCCCGACAATACCTCTG GACTGAAGGTGACGGAGATGAACATGAGAATGGGTGAAGCCAACCATACGAACAGCCACTCAAACTCTGATGACAATGAGTGCACCGTGAGAGAACAAGACCGTTTCATGCCCATTGCTAATGTAATAAGGATCATGCGCAAGATCCTTCCCCCACACGCCAAAATCTCTGATGACGCCAAGGAAACGATCCAAGAATGTGTGTCCGAGTACATCAGCTTCATCACCGGCGAAGCCAACGAGCATTGCCAACGTGAGCAACGCAAGACTATCACTGCTGAGGATGTGCTGTGGGCAATGAGTAAGCTAGGCTTTGATGATTACATCGAGCCTTTGACGGTATACCTCCACCGCTACCGAGAACTGGAGGGTGAGCGTGGATCAATCAGAGGTGAGCCGGTGGTGAAGAGAGTGGTTGATTACGGAACTTTGGGTGTTGCTGCTTTTGCACCTGCCTTTCACATGGGGCATCACCATCACCATGGCCATGGGTTCTTCGGGAGTGGAGCCATGGGAGGGTATCTCAAGGATGAGTCCAGTGCAGGCTCATCACAGGCTGCAGTGGCAAATGGGGAACCATATGCCCAGCAGCATAAATGA